From Aegilops tauschii subsp. strangulata cultivar AL8/78 chromosome 5, Aet v6.0, whole genome shotgun sequence:
TCGTACGTCCGCGAGAGGTAAACCGACATCCCCCCTAAGATCTCTCCGATTTTGACACCCCGCTCCACGGGCGCAACCCTATTGCACGTGAGTCGGTTTAAGGCGCCCGCGGGTTCCACCATGTCGCCCCCGAAGCGGCATCATAACTCGCAACAACATCAATAGATGCCTAAAGTAGGCATCATACCGAGGCCATCGCACATCCGCGGGAGACGAACCGGTATTatcgctccccccccccccccccccccccccccccccccaagatcTCTCTGATTTCACGTGAAAACTAAAACACGATATACAACATGAAGAAAAGATACAAAACACCACACAAACTCCTCACCCTGCCACCGCGAGGAGGaactgcctgcctgcctgccgcTGTACTTTGCCCTCGTCCTCCCCTCCCCTCGCCTGCGCCCCCAGTCTTCAGATCCAAACCCCCGTCTGAAAAACAAAGGCAGCGCCGCAGCcagcgagcgagcgagagaggGCTAAAAGGGCCAgcaaaaccctaaccctaagcaTCCCAATTCCCCCGCCCCGAACCGAATCCCCCACCCCCGTCGCCCCCAAACCCTATCCCTGACCTCcccccgcctcgccgccgcgacCATGGCAGgctcctccggcgccgccgccgcctcctcccgcagCCAGCTCAAAGGCGACCGCTTTTACTACCCGCCCCACCGCCGCCAGAGCCAgcagcaccagcagcagggcCTGCAGAGCCGCCGCCCCCCgacctccccctccctctccccgtCCCCCTCCCCCAGGcggaagacggcggcggcggcggcggtcgcgtCCCTCGACGCCGACGGCCGGGCGGATtccgactcctcctcctccacctcctccaaGCCCTCGCTCGCGTCCACGGCGGCCGAGGTGAATGTCGTGTCCTCCGCGCccgccgcggaggaggaggaggaggccgggaaTCTGGACAGGTTCCTCGCCTCCACCACGCCCTCCGTGCCCGTCCGGAACATGCCCGAGGTATCCATCCTTCCATGCCTAAGCGTGCTGTTGTAGATTAGATTACATATGTGGGGCGCATGGTCGAGAGGGACTTAGTTTAGATTCATATATATTTAGTAAGCTGCTAAAACGTGGCGACTACATAATAGTGTGTAGATTGTTCTGGTCTAGGTGTGTTCTGTTCACCGATATAGGTCTATTCAGATGGTCGATGCATCATTTTCCAAAGGAAAGTGAAGGATTCTGGATGAATATGTCGAGGCCGCATTTCATAGTTTACTCCAGACTGACTGCATTTCGCTTGAATTATTGGTTGTTCCAGGTCATTGAAAGTTCTTAATGGTAGTAGTTGTGGATGGTGAGCAGCAACCGCTGTTCAATTCCAGCATGGTCCTAATTGCAGTTCATGTGTACTTTTCTTAAGAAACTTCTGTCGCCATGGCCCCCAACTGATGATTGCTAAAATGTGTTTCCAAGAAGAAATTTGTCTTGAAGGAATGCTTATTCAGCCAATATTGTTTGGTTTAGTCTATATTTAAGCACTACTTTCCTAGTGTTACCGAATGAAATTGACACAGTTAGTCTCTTTGGAGCTTTTGATTTTCTGCTAATTGCGCTTGTTGTAACTTAGATATAGTAACTATTCAGGTACTCTGATTTTGCTTGCAATCTGCGTATCCATGCAATATGTATCTGTGCCAATTGCCATCTACAAGTCATTAGTTTCTCTGAAGGGTTAAATCATGTAGTGATATTTGCACATGTTCTGTCTGCGCAAATGGATTTTGATTTCCAGTCAAAGGTAGACCACTTTTGGTTATTAAAGGAAAACAACATATTGCTTCTGTTCTACGATTAAGCTATATTGGTTTTGTTCTCTGCAGACAAGCTTGAGGATGCGGAGGAGTGGAGATGCCATGGATTCATCTCCTTACTTTTGCCTTGATGATCTCTGGGAGTCTTTCAGGGAGTGGAGTGCTTATGGGGCTGGTGTTCCCCTGGTGTTAAATGGCGGTGACTCTGTGATACAATATTATGTGCCATATCTCTCTGCTATCCAGCTGTATGCTGATCCATCTAGACCTGTTGCAAGTACCAGGTAACAACCTTATATGCGCTATGCAAGGTTATGACTTCTAGGAAATTCTCCCTTTTGGGATATATAAACAGTCCATAGGTCAATCTGTCTAGCAGATTCATTTGTCTCATTTTTTTGGTATGATCTGTTTTGTTTGAGCTTGGGGATGTTCATATATGGTATCAAACTACACAAATAACAATTAAAATTGTGAGGAATGCACTTTAATGTACTAAAATTAGTATGTATTATATAATACTTGCTCTTACCTAAAATGTTAGTGTATTAAAATCTGTCCCAGTTTATACATACGGATACTGTTTGGCAAAACTGAGGGTAGAGGAGAGATTTCCGTTTGTTTCTACTACTTCTCCAGAGATGTTTAAAGGAAAATTCTACTGCTTTGCTAAAGTCTAAGCTACTTTCGTGGTGAAATCCTGTATAGCTTGTGTAATTTCAGAAGTTTCTCCTTTACCAACCTGTACAGATGTTGAGCTTGACTTTGTAACTTAGTGCTCGCCATTTCTATGAGCTAGGGTTGGTGTGCAAGTTAACCTTAACTATGTTCTGTACATATAAAAGAATAATAAGAAACACAAGTAGACGAATAAGAGAAGTCGTGAGAATAGGTTCGAAACATAGTATTGCTAGTTTAGAATGTGTTTTTTGTTTGGACGAAACCTTTGCTAGCGCATAACTTCTTATACTTAATTTTCTCGCTTAAGGCATCCTCTGGATGAAAGTGACGGGGAATCTACGGATTTTAGCAGTGAGAGTAGCAGTGAAACTGATGCTGCTCAAAATGGTGTCTTACAAA
This genomic window contains:
- the LOC109754577 gene encoding uncharacterized protein isoform X1, with amino-acid sequence MAGSSGAAAASSRSQLKGDRFYYPPHRRQSQQHQQQGLQSRRPPTSPSLSPSPSPRRKTAAAAAVASLDADGRADSDSSSSTSSKPSLASTAAEVNVVSSAPAAEEEEEAGNLDRFLASTTPSVPVRNMPETSLRMRRSGDAMDSSPYFCLDDLWESFREWSAYGAGVPLVLNGGDSVIQYYVPYLSAIQLYADPSRPVASTRHPLDESDGESTDFSSESSSETDAAQNGVLQSEDGDAFVSASFPIFEHLERDPPYGREPLTDKVSVLADRFPALKTFRSCDLLPSSWMSVAWYPIYRIPTGPTLKDLDACFLTFHCLATPSKDSHPTTPACPGFEGTGHCATATGRLSLPAFGLASYKLRSSLWASNGAPEQESVTSLMQEADNWLRCVQVDHPDFRFFVSHFGATWR
- the LOC109754577 gene encoding uncharacterized protein isoform X2; the protein is MAGSSGAAAASSRSQLKGDRFYYPPHRRQSQQHQQQGLQSRRPPTSPSLSPSPSPRRKTAAAAAVASLDADGRADSDSSSSTSSKPSLASTAAEVNVVSSAPAAEEEEEAGNLDRFLASTTPSVPVRNMPETSLRMRRSGDAMDSSPYFCLDDLWESFREWSAYGAGVPLVLNGGDSVIQYYVPYLSAIQLYADPSRPVASTSSESSSETDAAQNGVLQSEDGDAFVSASFPIFEHLERDPPYGREPLTDKVSVLADRFPALKTFRSCDLLPSSWMSVAWYPIYRIPTGPTLKDLDACFLTFHCLATPSKDSHPTTPACPGFEGTGHCATATGRLSLPAFGLASYKLRSSLWASNGAPEQESVTSLMQEADNWLRCVQVDHPDFRFFVSHFGATWR
- the LOC109754577 gene encoding uncharacterized protein isoform X3, which encodes MAGSSGAAAASSRSQLKGDRFYYPPHRRQSQQHQQQGLQSRRPPTSPSLSPSPSPRRKTAAAAAVASLDADGRADSDSSSSTSSKPSLASTAAEVNVVSSAPAAEEEEEAGNLDRFLASTTPSVPVRNMPETSLRMRRSGDAMDSSPYFCLDDLWESFREWSAYGAGVPLVLNGGDSVIQYYVPYLSAIQLYADPSRPVASTSESSSETDAAQNGVLQSEDGDAFVSASFPIFEHLERDPPYGREPLTDKVSVLADRFPALKTFRSCDLLPSSWMSVAWYPIYRIPTGPTLKDLDACFLTFHCLATPSKDSHPTTPACPGFEGTGHCATATGRLSLPAFGLASYKLRSSLWASNGAPEQESVTSLMQEADNWLRCVQVDHPDFRFFVSHFGATWR